Proteins from a genomic interval of Kitasatospora herbaricolor:
- a CDS encoding DUF3616 domain-containing protein, translating to MSYPRRPLGLAAALTLAAALPAVVIPAAPALAVTYGTPTIALSAGYLSGAVGATGDPTVTVTIAQSGADVSALTVAASASTKTAVAKTTDVTVAGTTGSRVLNVAARGVGYTDLTIKVTGLGGKTATKTLHYAASAAVQHSADARYLTGSSDASAAVDAGNGYIVVADDESNVLRLYDRNASGAPVRTWDFTSALGVSKEIDIEGATRVGNTIYWTGSLGNNKDGEIKADRRTVFTTNVTGSGATTQLTLGGKYTGLRDDLINWDKANGNHYGFAAGAAAGEIPKQIDGFNVEGLEFAPGSTTTAFVGFRAPLTPAVTNGKALLVPVTNFNQLPGGSVHATFGTPIELNLGGLSVRDIRRNAAGQYLIVAGSWAADDNSDPYALYRWDGLAGTAPVKLLDLPTTDAGGWEAVVDVPDLTVSGARVQLITDDGSADLYNDGTEAKDLTHPEWKKSRSTWFTVTP from the coding sequence GTGTCGTACCCGCGCCGTCCGCTCGGCCTCGCCGCCGCGCTCACCCTGGCCGCCGCACTGCCCGCCGTCGTCATCCCCGCCGCCCCCGCGCTCGCGGTGACCTACGGAACCCCCACCATCGCGCTCTCCGCCGGCTACCTCTCCGGCGCGGTGGGGGCGACCGGTGACCCGACCGTCACCGTCACGATCGCCCAGAGCGGTGCGGACGTCTCCGCGCTGACCGTCGCGGCCTCGGCCAGCACCAAGACCGCGGTGGCGAAGACCACGGACGTCACGGTGGCCGGCACGACCGGCAGCCGCGTCCTCAACGTGGCCGCGCGGGGTGTCGGTTACACGGACCTGACGATCAAGGTGACGGGCCTCGGCGGCAAGACCGCCACCAAGACCCTGCACTACGCGGCCTCGGCGGCCGTCCAGCACTCCGCCGACGCCCGCTACCTGACCGGGTCCAGCGACGCCTCGGCGGCCGTGGACGCGGGCAACGGCTACATCGTGGTGGCGGACGACGAGTCCAACGTGCTGCGCCTGTACGACCGCAACGCCTCCGGCGCGCCGGTGCGCACCTGGGACTTCACCTCCGCGCTCGGTGTCTCCAAGGAGATCGACATCGAGGGCGCCACCCGGGTCGGCAACACCATCTACTGGACGGGCTCGCTCGGCAACAACAAGGACGGCGAGATCAAGGCCGACCGCCGCACCGTCTTCACCACCAACGTCACCGGCTCCGGCGCCACCACCCAGCTCACCCTGGGCGGCAAGTACACCGGCCTGCGCGACGACCTGATCAACTGGGACAAGGCCAACGGCAACCACTACGGCTTCGCGGCCGGCGCCGCCGCCGGCGAGATCCCCAAGCAGATCGACGGCTTCAACGTCGAGGGCCTGGAGTTCGCGCCGGGCAGCACCACCACCGCCTTCGTCGGGTTCCGCGCCCCGCTGACGCCGGCCGTCACCAACGGCAAGGCGCTGCTGGTGCCGGTCACCAACTTCAACCAGCTGCCCGGCGGTTCGGTGCACGCGACCTTCGGCACGCCGATCGAGCTGAACCTGGGCGGCCTGTCCGTCCGGGACATCCGCCGCAACGCGGCCGGCCAGTACCTGATCGTGGCCGGCTCCTGGGCCGCGGACGACAACTCCGACCCGTACGCGCTCTACCGCTGGGACGGCCTGGCCGGCACGGCCCCGGTCAAGCTGCTCGACCTGCCGACCACGGACGCGGGCGGCTGGGAGGCTGTGGTGGACGTCCCCGACCTCACCGTGTCCGGCGCCCGGGTGCAGCTGATCACGGACGACGGCTCCGCCGACCTGTACAACGACGGCACCGAGGCCAAGGACCTGACCCACCCCGAGTGGAAGAAGTCCCGCTCGACCTGGTTCACCGTCACGCCGTAA
- a CDS encoding pyridoxamine 5'-phosphate oxidase family protein: MGKTYERIDGRLRAFIESQPVFFTATAPLADDGHVNVSPKGRSGTLVVIDELTLAYLDFGGSTAETIAHLRENGRITLMWCAFTGPPTVVRVHGRGEAVFRDDPRFAGLVGRFDPAADGSALRAIVLVHAERVSDSCGFAVPLMEYREDRSLHSDFFDRKTDPEFAAYCEGKDHVGTSIDGMPALPLPLPPRPAA, from the coding sequence ATGGGAAAGACCTACGAACGGATCGACGGACGGCTGCGCGCTTTCATCGAGAGCCAGCCGGTCTTCTTCACCGCGACCGCCCCGCTGGCGGACGACGGCCATGTCAACGTCTCCCCCAAGGGGCGCTCCGGCACCCTGGTCGTCATCGACGAACTCACCCTGGCCTACCTGGACTTCGGCGGCAGCACCGCGGAGACCATCGCCCATCTGCGGGAGAACGGGCGGATCACCCTGATGTGGTGCGCCTTCACCGGGCCGCCCACCGTGGTGCGGGTGCACGGGCGCGGCGAGGCCGTGTTCCGCGACGACCCGCGGTTCGCCGGCCTGGTCGGCCGCTTCGACCCGGCGGCCGACGGCAGTGCCCTGCGGGCGATCGTGCTGGTCCACGCCGAGCGGGTCAGCGACTCCTGCGGCTTCGCCGTCCCGCTGATGGAGTACCGGGAGGACCGCAGCCTGCACTCGGACTTCTTCGACCGCAAGACCGATCCCGAATTCGCCGCCTACTGCGAGGGCAAGGACCACGTCGGCACCAGCATCGACGGGATGCCCGCCCTGCCACTGCCGCTGCCCCCGCGCCCGGCGGCCTGA
- a CDS encoding methyltransferase domain-containing protein, which produces MTEHQNTYTHGHQESVLRSHRSRSAADSAAYLLPSLRPGQALLDVGCGPGTITADLAELVGPGGRVVAVDSSAEVLEQAAANAAARGLDNVVFEVADVHRLRFEDGEFDVVHAHQVLQHVADPVAALREMRRVTAPGGTVAARDADYAAMTWYPRPAGMDDWAALYQRVSRANGGEPDAGRRLLSWARAAGFTEVEAGSSTWTYATPDRRAWWGGMWADRILKSAIAGTALAEGFAEQADLERISAAWRSWAAAEDGWFAVLHGEVLARA; this is translated from the coding sequence ATGACCGAGCATCAGAACACCTACACCCACGGCCATCAGGAGTCGGTGCTGCGCTCGCACCGGTCCCGGTCGGCCGCCGACTCGGCGGCCTACCTGCTGCCTTCGCTGCGTCCGGGCCAGGCCCTGCTGGACGTCGGCTGCGGGCCGGGCACGATCACCGCGGACCTGGCCGAACTGGTCGGCCCCGGCGGGCGGGTGGTCGCGGTGGACAGTTCGGCCGAGGTGCTGGAGCAGGCCGCGGCCAACGCGGCGGCCCGCGGGCTGGACAACGTGGTGTTCGAGGTCGCCGACGTCCACCGACTGCGCTTCGAGGACGGCGAGTTCGACGTGGTGCACGCCCATCAGGTGCTGCAGCACGTGGCCGACCCGGTCGCCGCGCTGCGCGAGATGCGTCGGGTCACGGCGCCCGGCGGAACGGTGGCGGCCAGGGACGCCGACTACGCCGCGATGACCTGGTACCCGCGGCCGGCCGGGATGGACGACTGGGCCGCCCTGTACCAGCGGGTGTCGCGGGCCAACGGCGGTGAGCCCGACGCCGGGCGCCGCCTGCTGTCCTGGGCCAGGGCGGCGGGTTTCACCGAGGTCGAGGCGGGCTCCTCCACCTGGACGTACGCGACGCCCGACCGGCGTGCCTGGTGGGGCGGCATGTGGGCGGACCGCATCCTGAAGTCGGCGATCGCCGGGACGGCCCTGGCCGAGGGCTTCGCCGAGCAGGCCGACCTGGAGCGGATCTCGGCGGCCTGGCGCAGCTGGGCGGCGGCCGAGGACGGCTGGTTCGCGGTGCTGCACGGGGAGGTGCTGGCCCGGGCGTGA